One Globicephala melas chromosome 17, mGloMel1.2, whole genome shotgun sequence DNA window includes the following coding sequences:
- the LOC115855018 gene encoding oxygen-regulated protein 1: MSETPSTSFSMIRRISSEGQVPSRQLGVTQPVVAKRISFYKSGDPQFGGVRVVLNPRSFKTLDALLDNLSGKVPLPFGVRNISTPRGRHSITRLEELEDGQSYLCSHGRKMQPVDLEKARQRPRPWLSSRALSAHVQRARAAAAPAAPGMLRAPRRLVVFRNGDPKTRRAVLLSRRVMQSFEVFLQHLTEVMQRPVTKLYATDGRKVPSLQAVILSSGAVVAAGREPFKPGNYDIQKYLFPARVPGIISHRVYPKGNARSESRKMSTHVPSSPRSQIHSVSSDKMQSNDCYSDHSFASENYLALEKNDSQSLLIYPSEDDVEKSIIFNQDGTMTVEMKVRFKIKEEETIKWTTTVCRADLSNNDEKSEVSSFPGRTDDGSPGLKITACSLSADVSPLEKGSIQEGSLAEEINSPVRDQDTETCNSASWENAAMDTTATQGTQDQAKHHFYRPPTPGPRRVRQKKSVIGSVTLVSETEVQEKMIGQFSYSEERKDGENKSEYHMFTHSCSKMSSVSNRPVLLQVDNNEQVESSLERKKESRLLKSNALSAGVVEITSQKMLEMSHNNGLPQTTSENSVVEEGIVDSVTADNKTSVKKLRTYGNTSDRTSPFLADATHSSGNNSGTDKTISETPASVGSSTVTTRIDRLISEFSQCGLTKLPENEKQISSSVASKKKMKSQQHVVNSKHQGGEVARKGIPRKSKRINTRGRIAQETILQDSRSPLKGEILCEKDLHASDTVIESNYFSSKSNNAVNSRNLPRNKLNTIHNPKVQGLLAKRKSRPLNKVNLGGPTKGEIGQGEKVFSHNEFRYCKNTFENQNLFHMFNFLEQKPNAFCGPQAQAEIASWYLRGASKKSLVSKVNNSHITLRSQKKQKGDRLKSDTIVSKQHVTTRANSLASLQKAVFPEAVTHHSVQNYVQRWLQNISSDSALQPRQSAPICTKERSVVGYNNSCFPRNNSHKSSGKGNNFVLEGNKHITENASLTGDNLGKEVGTSFDKDNSEELSKDLYGSQVESLKDAYLLSIHEYRTLSQSAIDDANTKSQVSAEKSGQEVSLVYKDINLATKGQSVEAAIQVDLMEEDTPKHLLPVWLLCQLQALVPSSHKTQNGVVQMPGSLADIPFPSPIHNSSTNVLLAWLLVLNLKGGMNSFCRGDAHKTTSRTSEILALLEVLKHIAVKEEADDLKAAVASLVESTTNHFGLTEKEQDMVPIDLSANCSTPNIQIAPKCIENEKTQKISSLDGGCSASEDSVSEVCVSEGTCSPCEMCTVSKTYPPKETWNLSDNSFPRDGCTMDQTSMNKACFLGEVSSLTDTVSSHKPCAYEENRIREMACSVDEAYIPIKVCNTSDFLNSKENTYTDNLELTEELERVGEVQKDLNILADPGCKHGFSILVSHQNVSNLSHSGFFQDATEPELHRKHSSLDEFENCSLKKFQDENAYTSFDKEDSKTSEEPGSITNSVTSSERNISELESSEELENQNTDIFNTKVNSGEQATEELIQKELEASKNLELIQVSSRNITEGGGRNGVICETISRSLATPPSLVFCYDSKQNAEKQLIEGETEMRVKKMVESMETGSFAESLLNFKNDFKRSGTSDRSDYRQDSGNEQSYKTSSDGPSDGGEEVAQEKDYNKGFVKRTIEKLYGKAEMMKPSFFSGSTHTSQVCPYDSVEFQGAGKVGLYDSEGQSLGSSGQVSSNSTVLQKFQEERRDKCDFNNVRASYHGEDIVERGTEQNGRNRIPRDMEEGVLIDKGKWLLKENHLLRVSSLENSGMCGSADTTSVDTLLDNNSSEVPYSHFGNLAPGPNMAELSSSELEELTQPPELRCNYFNMPHCSDSEPFREDLLDVQNKTCSQERIPNHHAEEKCNHRSERVCTSVTHVFTSAGNKVHPVSDDTIKNQPLPGNNVIHGALQEGDSLDRLYNICGQHCPILTVINQPVNEEHRGFAYCKDSDIENSLSLQLWMKIHPRLLQSDKNMFRDKNNKASSRKAFIDNAIGGTFDWLYFNSTFDLMDKRRKLKRINFLGLEEEDNLNKFQSYLKNFLHTLLLVGGPVNSNIQDPGNQTNEIFEVVDENNNVLNNRFQNSRTNLNQAVRENNYHCSCEMLGQACLFCQVEASLDISNRSTLEIFCVFEDENLFIWEEEN, encoded by the exons ATGAGTGAAACTCCTTCCACCAGTTTTTCCATGATTCGTCGGATTTCTTCTGAAGGTCAGGTTCCTTCTCGCCAGTTGGGCGTCACTCAGCCTGTCGTGGCCAAAAGGATCAGCTTCTACAAGAGCGGAGACCCGCAATTTGGCGGCGTCCGGGTGGTGCTGAACCCTCGTTCTTTCAAGACATTGGATGCTCTGCTGGATAACTTGTCGGGGAAGGTGCCCCTACCCTTCGGGGTGAGGAACATCAGCACCCCCCGAGGAAGGCACAGCATCACGCGCCTGGAGGAGCTGGAGGACGGCCAGTCGTACCTGTGCTCCCATGGCAGGAAGATGCAGCCGGTGGACCTGGAAAAGGCCCGCCAGCGCCCGCGGCCCTGGCTCAGCAGCCGGGCCCTCAGCGCGCACGTGCAGCGCGCACGCGCCGCCGCCGCTCCCGCCGCTCCCGGCATGCTGCGCGCGCCGCGGCGGCTAGTGGTCTTCAGGAATGGCGACCCGAAGACGAGACGTGCAGTCCTCCTGAGCAGGAGGGTCATGCAGAGCTTTGAGGTCTTTCTGCAGCACCTGACGGAGGTCATGCAGCGCCCGGTGACCAAGCTCTACGCCACGGACGGAAGGAAG GTTCCCAGTCTCCAGGCTGTGATCCTGAGCTCTGGAGCTGTGGTGGCAGCAGGAAGGGAGCCATTTAAACCAGGAAATTATGACATCCAAAAGTACTTGTTTCCTGCTAGAGTACCGGGGATAATCTCTCACCGTGTGTACCCCAAGGGAAATGCTAGGTCAGAAAGCAGAAAAA tGAGCACACATGTACCTTCAAGCCCAAGGTCTCAAAttcattctgtttcttctgaCAAAATGCAGAGTAATGATTGCTACTCAGACCATTCTTTTGCTTCTGAAAATTACTTGGccttagaaaaaaatgattctcAGAGTTTATTGATATATCCTTCTGAAGATGATGTTGagaaatcaattatttttaatcaagATGGTACTATGACAGTTGAGATGAAAGTTCGATTCAAGATAAAAGAGGAGGAaaccataaaatggacaaccactgTCTGTAGAGCTGATCTTTCTAATAATGATGAAAAGAGTGAGGTAAGCAGTTTCCCAGGAAGAACAGATGATGGATCACCTGGTTTAAAGATTACAGCATGTTCATTGTCTGCAGATGTCTCACCTCTGGAGAAAGGCAGTATTCAAGAGGGCAGTTTGGCAGAGGAGATCAACAGTCCAGTGAGAGATCAGGATACTGAAACTTGCAATTCTGCTAGTTGGGAGAATGCTGCTATGGACACAACTGCCACCCAGGGAACTCAGGATCAAGCGAAACATCATTTTTATAGGCCCCCTACACCTGGACCAAGGAGAGTCAGGCAAAAGAAATCTGTGATAGGGAGTGTGACCTTAGTATCTGAAACTGAAGTGCAAGAGAAAATGATTGGGCAGTTTTCCTAtagtgaagaaaggaaagatgggGAAAACAAATCTGAGTATCACATGTTCACACATTCTTGCAGTAAAATGTCATCAGTATCCAACAGACCAGTACTTCTTCAAGTTGATAACAATGAGCAGGTGGAGtcatctttagaaagaaaaaaggaaagcagacTGCTCAAATCAAACGCACTAAGTGCTGGTGTTGTAGAAATTACAAGTCAGAAGATGTTAGAGATGTCCCATAATAACGGCTTGCCACAGACTACATCAGAAAACTCAGTTGTGGAGGAAGGTATAGTTGATAGTGTAACAGCGGACAACAAAACTAGTGTCAAGAAGTTAAGAACTTATGGTAACACCAGCGATAGAACCAGTCCTTTTTTAGCAGATGCAACTCATTCTTCAGGTAACAACTCTGGAACTGACAAAACTATTTCAGAGACCCCAGCTTCAGTAGGATCCTCTACTGTCACCACAAGAATTGACAGACTAATTAGTGAGTTTTCTCAGTGTGGTTTAACAAAACTTCCAGAAAACGAAAAGCAGATTTCATCATCTGTTGCCAGCAAAAAGAAGATGAAATCTCAGCAGCATGTGGTAAATTCCAAGCATCAGGGTGGGGAGGTTGCAAGGAAAGGAATCCCCAGGAAGAGTAAAAGAATAAACACAAGAGGCAGAATTGCACAGGAAACCATACTGCAAGACTCACGTAGTCCCCTTAAAGGAGAGATACTTTGTGAGAAAGACCTCCATGCAAGTGATACGGTAATtgaatcaaattatttttcttccaaaagtaATAATGCTGTGAATTCCAGGAATCTCcctagaaataaattaaatactatTCATAATCCTAAGGTTCAGGGACTGTTAGCCAAAAGAAAATCCAGACCACTAAACAAAGTAAACTTAGGAGGACCTACAAAAGGAGAAATTGGTCAAGGAGAAAAAGTGTTTTCCCATAATGAATTTAGATATtgcaaaaatacttttgaaaatcaaaatttatttcatatgtttaaCTTTCTTGAGCAGAAACCCAATGCTTTTTGTGGTCCACAGGCTCAAGCAGAAATAGCATCTTGGTATTTGAGAGGAGCGTCAAAGAAGAGTTTAGTTTCAAAAGTTAATAATTCACACATAACtttaagaagccagaaaaaacaaaaaggggaTAGGTTGAAATCAGATACTATTGTAAGTAAACAGCATGTCACAACCAGGGCAAATTCCTTAGCTTCTTTGCAAAAAGCTGTTTTTCCTGAGGCTGTTACccatcattcagttcaaaattatGTACAGAGATGGTTGCAGAACATAAGTTCAGATTCAGCTTTGCAACCTAGACAGTCAGCTCCAATATGCACAAAGGAAAGGAGTGTGGTAGGTTATAACAACAGTTGTTTTCCAAGAAATAATTCCCACAAAagttctggaaaaggaaataattttgtcCTGGAAGGTAATAAACATATAACTGAAAATGCCAGTTTGACAGGAGATAATCTAGGGAAAGAGGTCGGTACATCTTTTGACAAAGATAACAGTGAAGAACTTAGCAAAGATCTCTATGGGAGCCAGGTTGAATCTCTGAAGGATGCTTACTTGCTTTCCATCCATGAATATCGTACTTTGTCACAGTCAGCTATTGATGATGCTAATACTAAAAGTCAGGTATCTGCTGAAAAGTCAGGACAAGAGGTAAGCCTTGTTTACAAAGACATAAACCTAGCTACAAAAGGGCAGAGTGTAGAGGCTGCCATTCAAGTAGATCTTATGGAAGAGGACACTCCAAAACACCTGTTACCAGTCTGGTTGCTTTGCCAACTGCAAGCTTTAGTTCCTAGTAGTCACAAGACTCAGAATGGAGTTGTTCAAATGCCAGGTTCACTTGCAGatattccctttccttctccGATACATAATTCATCCACTAATGTTCTTCTGGCTTGGCTCCTGGTGCTAAACCTAAAGGGAGGTATGAATAGCTTCTGTCGAGGTGATGCTCACAAGACTACCAGCAGAACTTCAGAAATACTTGCGTTGTTGGAGGTTCTGAAACACATTGCTGTCAAAGAGGAAGCAGATGACTTGAAGGCTGCTGTTGCCAGTTTAGTGGAATCAACCACAAATCACTTTGGACTCACTGAGAAAGAGCAGGACATGGTTCCAATAGATCTTTCTGCAAATTGTTCTACACCCAACATTCAGATAGCTCCTAAATGcattgaaaatgagaaaacacagaaaatctcCTCTTTAGATGGAGGCTGTTCTGCCAGTGAGGACAGTGTCTCTGAAGTCTGTGTTTCAGAGGGGACTTGCTCTCCATGTGAGATGTGCACTGTGAGTAAGACTTATCCTCCAAAAGAGACTTGGAACCTCAGTGATAATTCTTTCCCCAGGGATGGCTGTACCATGGATCAGACCTCCATGAATAAGGCTTGTTTCCTAGGAGAGGTCTCTTCACTTACTGACACTGTGTCTTCTCATAAGCCTTGTGCTTATGAGGAAAACCGTATCCGTGAGATGGCTTGCTCAGTTGATGAGGCCTACATTCCCATCAAAGTCTGTAATACCAGTGACTTTTTaaattccaaagaaaacacaTATACTGATAATTTGGAATTGACCGAAGAGTTAGAAAGAGTTGGTGAAGTTCAGAAAGACCTAAATATTTTGGCAGACCCTGGGTGTAAACATGGCTTTAGTATATTGGTGTCACACCAAAATGTCAGTAATTTAAGCCACAGTGGCTTTTTCCAAGATGCAACTGAACCAGAACTTCATAGGAAACATAGTTCTCTAGATGAATTTGAAAATTGTTCATTAAAGAAATTTCAGGATGAAAATGCATATACATCTTTTGATAAGGAAGACTCAAAGACTTCTGAAGAACCAGGCTCAATAACCAACAGCGTGACATCAAGTGAAAGAAACATTTCAGAATTGGAATCTTCTGAAGAATTAGAAAACCAGAACACTGATATCTTTAATACAAAGGTAAATTCAGGAGAGCAAGCTACTGAAGAATTGATCCAAAAAGAGTTAGAGGCTAGTAAAAATTTGGAATTGATCCAAGTCTCTAGCAGGAACATtacagaaggaggaggaaggaatggTGTCATTTGTGAGACAATCAGCAGGAGCCTGGCAACACCACCATCTTTAGTATTTTGCTATGATTCTAAGCAAAATGCTGAAAAGCAGCTCATTGAAGGAGAAACTGAAATGAGAGTAAAAAAGATGGTAGAAAGCATGGAAACTGGAAGTTTTGCAGAGTCtctccttaattttaaaaatgacttcaaaaggtcAGGGACTTCTGATCGGTCAGATTATAGACAAGACAGTGGGAATGAACAGTCATATAAAACATCCAGTGATGGCCCCAGTGACGGTGGTGAGGAGGTGGCCCAAGAGAAAGACTATAATAAAGGATTTGTTAAAAGGACAATAGAAAAACTTTATGGTAAAGCAGAGATGATGAAACCATCTTTTTTCTCTGGGTCTACACATACATCTCAGGTTTGTCCTTATGATTCTGTGGAATTTCAGGGTGCTGGGAAAGTAGGTCTTTATGATTCTGAAGGTCAGTCATTGGGCTCTTCTGGACAGGTATCTAGTAATTCAACTGTGTTGCAGAAATTTCAGGAGGAAAGGCGAGATAAATGTGATTTTAATAATGTGAGGGCCAGTTACCATGGGGAAGACATTGTGGAACGTGGTACTGAACAAAATGGTCGTAACAGAATTCCCAGAGACATGGAAGAGGGGGTACTGATTGACAAGGGCAAGTGGCTTCTGAAAGAAAATCATTTGCTAAGAGTATCATCTCTTGAAAATTCTGGCATGTGTGGCAGTGCAGACACCACATCAGTGGATACTCTGCTTGATAATAACAGCAGTGAGGTACCGTATTCACATTTTGGAAATTTGGCCCCAGGCCCAAACATGGCTGAACTCTCCTCTTCAGAATTGGAGGAACTGACTCAACCTCCTGAACTGAGATGCAATTATTTTAACATGCCTCATTGTAGCGACTCTGAGCCTTTTCGCGAGGATTTGCTGGATGTTCAAAATAAAACTTGTTCTCAGGAGAGAATACCAAACCACCATGCAGAAGAGAAGTGTAATCATAGGTCAGAGAGAGTATGCACATCTGTCACTCATGTCTTCACATCTGCTGGTAACAAAGTCCATCCTGTCTCTGATGATACTATTAAAAACCAACCATTGCCTGGTAATAATGTAATTCACGGTGCACTTCAGGAAGGTGACTCTTTGGATAGACTCTATAATATTTGTGGTCAACATTGCCCAATACTAACTGTTATTAACCAGCCTGTAAATGAGGAACACCGAGGATTTGCATATTGCAAAGATTCTGATATTGAAAATTCTTTGAGTCTCCAATTATGGATGAAAATACACCCACGTTTACTACAGTCAGACAAAAACATGTTCAGAGATAAGAACAATAAAGCAAGTAGTAGAAAAGCGTTTATTGATAATGCCATTGGCGGTACATTTGATTGGCTTTATTTTAATAGCACATTTGACTTGAtggataaaaggagaaaattaaaaagaattaacttCTTGGGCTTAGAGGAAGAAGATAATTTAAATAAGTTTCAATcatatttaaagaatttcttGCACACATTGTTGCTAGTTGGGGGTCCTGTGAATTCGAATATACAAGACCCCGGAAATCAGACAAATGAAATCTTTGAAGTAGTTGATGAGAATAACAACGTCCTAAATAACCGATTCCAGAACTCAAGAACAAATCTCAACCAAGCAGTAAGAGAAAATAACTATCATTGCTCCTGTGAAATGCTTGGCCAAGCCTGCCTGTTCTGCCAAGTTGAGGCATCCTTAGATATCAGCAACAGAAGcacattagaaatattttgtgtttttgaagatgaaaatcttttcatttggGAAGAGGAAaactaa